Proteins encoded in a region of the Acidobacteriota bacterium genome:
- a CDS encoding tetratricopeptide repeat protein: MDKGKIIKKAEKLVKQGKLENAVQEYLKVLKDNPNDWAVVNIVGDLLVRLEKKEEAVTYFKKLADHYEKDGFYLKAIAIYKKIVKLMPNSLPDCLKLAQLYVEQGLPMEAKSYYMKVAQDYLSLGKSSEALEIYQKLVNIDPSDVHLKLKLAELYQKEKNPARAVADLIALGDKALEEGRIAEARMVFKKILDIQPKNPDATFKLAEIYCREGMNEKALALFGTLIQDDPDNVKLLAGMGDIYLRMGRLREAREVFERVTQLKPDDVMAKLQLGLVALEEGDVDKAFELMEPAIDEKLGKLEYDKVKIYLSQLLKKNERHAPTLEKLVKLYTVTSDVASLVKTLKVLSEIYLEKGDYHRAFPVLERLCELDPDNEEYGKKLHLIRAELSKEREEGETGSEGTMVEEKEEVEEEEEIAEEKEVKKPEAAQPPISGMALREFTKEEQQQINNAVVEAEIFIKYGLIDKAVDKITSLFPDCYHSLPLHETLKKAYLEKKDYEQAAKEYAILVRLHQLKGEEDKAKAEEKEARDTIPEASLFDKALEELKVLAPPIEPDMLVEEEDRVPFVDGMTSVERSHSYLTPPPVAKEERKGREEPVLASLPEEEKQLTPLVSSTEKKEAGVKTATPPPKPEPVSQAGTPVEEEAGLVSVSEKLLERLEEVDFYIDQGFPRNAKELLKKLYYQFPDNPEVLSRMSRVGLDPASLPQLEEIEEEKPTPFTAEVERGLANAFERYEPSSPVGTSEGKVIASESDLFAEEESFFNLSQELGEDFLEGVIPSPELSAQDEEVEKEELISEIKGEIGKSITEEDYQTHYNLGIAYKEMKLIDEAIGEFQVSLKSEALYIESCSMLGICFMEKGMPEIAIKWFEKGLEKATGKEKEGLLYYLAQAYELTGDIKKALEIYRELFNLNPQFQDVAQRIRNLER; encoded by the coding sequence TTGGATAAAGGGAAGATAATTAAAAAAGCAGAAAAGCTGGTCAAGCAGGGGAAGCTGGAGAACGCGGTCCAGGAGTATCTCAAGGTCCTTAAGGATAATCCGAATGATTGGGCAGTGGTGAATATCGTAGGAGACCTCCTTGTACGGTTGGAGAAGAAGGAAGAGGCGGTAACCTACTTCAAAAAGCTGGCTGATCATTATGAGAAGGATGGCTTCTACCTCAAGGCGATCGCCATTTATAAGAAGATCGTTAAGCTTATGCCGAACAGCCTCCCCGACTGTCTTAAGTTAGCCCAACTCTATGTAGAACAGGGGCTTCCTATGGAGGCGAAGAGCTACTATATGAAGGTAGCTCAAGATTATCTCTCCCTTGGCAAGAGCTCTGAAGCACTTGAGATATATCAAAAGCTGGTGAACATTGACCCGAGCGATGTGCACTTGAAGTTGAAATTGGCTGAGCTTTACCAGAAGGAGAAGAACCCAGCGCGGGCGGTAGCTGACCTTATTGCTCTTGGTGATAAGGCACTTGAGGAGGGAAGGATCGCTGAAGCGAGGATGGTTTTTAAGAAGATCCTCGATATTCAGCCGAAGAACCCCGATGCCACCTTCAAGCTTGCCGAGATCTACTGTCGCGAGGGAATGAATGAGAAGGCACTCGCCCTCTTTGGCACCCTCATCCAGGATGATCCGGATAATGTAAAACTTCTTGCCGGGATGGGGGATATCTATCTTCGAATGGGGAGACTTCGGGAGGCGAGGGAGGTTTTCGAGCGGGTGACCCAGCTTAAGCCGGATGATGTTATGGCTAAGCTTCAATTGGGTTTGGTCGCTCTTGAGGAGGGAGATGTTGACAAAGCATTTGAGCTGATGGAGCCAGCTATAGATGAGAAGCTCGGGAAGCTGGAATATGATAAAGTCAAGATCTACCTTTCCCAGCTATTGAAGAAGAACGAGCGTCATGCCCCCACCTTGGAGAAATTGGTCAAGCTTTATACTGTAACCAGCGATGTAGCCTCACTCGTTAAAACTTTAAAGGTTCTTTCTGAGATCTACCTTGAAAAAGGGGATTATCACCGAGCCTTTCCCGTTTTGGAAAGACTCTGTGAATTGGATCCAGATAATGAAGAATATGGAAAGAAGCTTCATCTTATTCGGGCGGAACTTAGTAAAGAGAGGGAGGAGGGTGAAACGGGATCGGAAGGGACGATGGTAGAAGAGAAGGAAGAGGTTGAGGAGGAAGAAGAGATTGCGGAGGAGAAAGAGGTGAAGAAGCCCGAAGCTGCCCAGCCACCTATAAGTGGTATGGCCCTTCGGGAATTTACTAAAGAAGAGCAGCAGCAGATAAACAACGCTGTGGTGGAGGCGGAGATATTTATAAAATACGGACTGATAGACAAAGCGGTGGATAAGATCACCTCTCTCTTCCCCGATTGTTACCACAGTCTCCCTCTTCATGAGACTTTAAAGAAGGCATATTTGGAAAAAAAGGATTATGAGCAGGCGGCGAAGGAGTATGCTATTTTGGTAAGACTGCACCAGTTGAAGGGAGAGGAGGATAAAGCAAAAGCAGAGGAGAAAGAGGCGAGGGATACCATTCCCGAAGCCTCGCTTTTCGATAAGGCGCTTGAAGAGCTCAAAGTGCTTGCTCCTCCTATCGAACCAGATATGCTGGTGGAGGAGGAGGATAGAGTGCCTTTCGTGGATGGGATGACATCAGTTGAGAGATCTCATTCTTATCTTACCCCGCCACCTGTAGCGAAGGAGGAAAGGAAAGGAAGGGAAGAGCCGGTATTAGCGTCCCTGCCAGAGGAGGAAAAACAGCTCACGCCATTAGTCTCCTCAACCGAGAAGAAGGAAGCCGGAGTGAAGACGGCTACCCCTCCTCCAAAGCCTGAACCAGTTTCCCAAGCTGGGACCCCTGTGGAGGAGGAGGCGGGGCTTGTTTCGGTTTCGGAGAAACTTCTTGAACGGTTGGAGGAGGTCGATTTTTACATCGATCAGGGCTTTCCTCGAAATGCTAAAGAGCTTCTTAAGAAGCTTTACTACCAGTTTCCCGATAACCCGGAGGTCCTCTCCCGGATGTCGCGAGTTGGGCTTGATCCCGCCTCCCTGCCTCAGTTAGAGGAGATTGAGGAGGAGAAGCCAACCCCCTTTACCGCTGAGGTGGAAAGGGGGCTCGCTAACGCTTTTGAGCGGTATGAGCCAAGTTCTCCAGTAGGAACATCTGAAGGAAAAGTTATAGCCTCAGAGAGTGATCTCTTTGCCGAGGAGGAGAGTTTCTTTAATCTGAGTCAGGAACTTGGTGAGGATTTCTTGGAAGGGGTTATCCCTTCCCCGGAGCTTTCTGCCCAGGATGAGGAGGTAGAGAAGGAGGAGCTTATCTCCGAGATAAAGGGGGAGATAGGAAAGAGTATTACTGAGGAGGATTATCAAACCCATTACAACCTTGGGATAGCTTATAAGGAAATGAAGCTTATCGATGAGGCTATTGGGGAATTTCAGGTTTCCTTGAAGAGTGAGGCTTTATATATTGAGAGCTGTTCTATGCTCGGCATCTGCTTTATGGAGAAGGGGATGCCGGAGATCGCTATAAAATGGTTCGAAAAGGGGTTGGAAAAGGCAACTGGTAAAGAGAAGGAAGGACTTCTCTATTATTTGGCTCAAGCCTATGAGCTAACCGGCGATATAAAAAAAGCTCTCGAGATCTATCGAGAGCTTTTCAACCTTAACCCCCAATTTCAGGATGTCGCTCAACGGATCAGAAACCTTGAGCGATAA
- a CDS encoding ribonuclease HII codes for MASRESELTRFLELKEYDLRIRRGEDHLLLAGVDEAGRGSLCGPVVAAAVILPGDFFLLGVDDSKRLSPRRREALFRKILRGAVCWAIGASSPHEIDRLNIKRAAEKAMREAVLRLKIKPSLVLVDGFPLSDLPFPQVPVVGGDGKSLAIAASSIIAKVVRDRMMVYYHRRYPCYDLIHNKGYGTKRHLAALREQGPSPIHRLSFNWRG; via the coding sequence ATGGCGAGTAGAGAAAGTGAGTTAACTCGCTTTTTGGAACTTAAGGAGTACGATTTGAGAATCAGAAGGGGAGAGGATCATCTTCTCCTCGCCGGGGTTGACGAGGCGGGAAGAGGATCGCTTTGTGGCCCGGTAGTAGCAGCAGCGGTTATTCTTCCCGGTGATTTTTTCCTCCTTGGCGTTGATGACTCGAAGAGGCTCTCGCCCAGGAGGAGGGAAGCTCTTTTTAGAAAGATATTGAGGGGGGCGGTGTGTTGGGCAATAGGTGCCTCTTCCCCTCACGAGATAGATAGGTTGAACATCAAGAGGGCAGCGGAGAAGGCGATGAGAGAGGCGGTGTTGCGGCTCAAGATAAAGCCCTCTCTCGTTTTGGTCGATGGTTTTCCCCTTTCCGATCTTCCGTTTCCTCAGGTTCCTGTAGTGGGTGGTGATGGTAAGAGCCTCGCCATTGCTGCTTCCTCCATCATCGCCAAGGTGGTGCGGGACAGGATGATGGTTTATTATCATAGGAGATATCCCTGTTATGATCTCATCCATAATAAGGGGTATGGTACCAAGCGCCATTTGGCGGCGCTCAGGGAGCAGGGTCCTTCCCCCATTCATCGTTTATCCTTCAATTGGAGGGGATGA
- the rplS gene encoding 50S ribosomal protein L19 translates to MMDLIRDVEQEHLKNNLPDFNPGDTIRVHIKVKEGEKERIQVFEGVVIAKRGGGTRATFTVRKMSFGIGVERIFPLNSPVIEKIEIKRRGKVARAKLYYLRSKKGKKARVKEASRY, encoded by the coding sequence ATGATGGATCTAATAAGAGATGTGGAACAAGAGCATTTGAAAAACAATCTTCCCGATTTTAATCCTGGAGATACAATTAGGGTTCACATCAAGGTAAAAGAAGGGGAAAAGGAGCGGATTCAGGTCTTTGAAGGGGTGGTTATCGCCAAGAGGGGTGGCGGAACACGGGCGACATTTACCGTACGGAAGATGTCGTTTGGAATAGGGGTAGAGCGGATATTCCCCCTTAACTCTCCTGTTATCGAGAAGATAGAGATCAAAAGAAGAGGGAAGGTGGCGAGAGCGAAGCTGTATTATCTTAGAAGTAAGAAAGGGAAGAAGGCTCGGGTCAAAGAAGCCTCGCGTTATTAA
- the trmD gene encoding tRNA (guanosine(37)-N1)-methyltransferase TrmD — MMRIVIVTIFPGMFDSPFAYGMVKRAQQKGLVEIEVVDLRDFTEDKHRKVDDEPYGGGQGMVLKPEPIFKAVEAVRRSTEPRKSAVVLLSPQGKRLDQKEVVRLSGKEELILICGRYEGVDERVREGLITDEISIGDYVISGGEVAAMVLVEAVVRLIPGVVGDKQSVREESFITGLLDYPSYTRPPSFRGMDVPSVLLSGNHEEIRRWRRRKALEKTLSKRPDLIDKARLDEESKEILSELIGEQVGKIEGERQ; from the coding sequence ATGATGAGAATAGTTATAGTCACCATATTTCCGGGAATGTTTGATTCCCCCTTCGCCTACGGAATGGTGAAGAGGGCACAGCAGAAGGGGCTGGTGGAGATAGAGGTTGTTGATCTTCGGGACTTCACTGAGGATAAACATCGGAAGGTGGACGATGAGCCCTATGGCGGAGGACAGGGGATGGTGTTGAAACCGGAGCCCATATTCAAGGCGGTAGAGGCAGTGCGTCGTTCGACTGAGCCGAGAAAAAGTGCGGTGGTCCTTCTTTCCCCCCAAGGGAAGAGGCTCGATCAGAAGGAGGTGGTTCGGCTTTCGGGGAAGGAGGAACTTATCCTCATTTGTGGTAGATATGAAGGGGTGGATGAGCGGGTGCGGGAGGGACTTATAACCGATGAGATCTCGATAGGGGATTATGTTATAAGCGGAGGCGAAGTGGCGGCGATGGTTTTGGTGGAGGCGGTGGTAAGGCTCATTCCTGGGGTAGTTGGTGATAAGCAGTCGGTAAGGGAGGAGTCGTTTATCACCGGTCTTCTTGATTATCCCTCTTATACCAGACCCCCTTCCTTCCGAGGAATGGATGTGCCGTCGGTTCTCCTCTCGGGGAACCACGAGGAAATAAGAAGATGGCGGAGGAGAAAGGCGCTTGAGAAAACGCTGAGCAAGCGTCCTGATCTAATAGATAAGGCAAGGTTGGATGAGGAGAGTAAAGAGATCCTCTCGGAACTTATAGGAGAACAAGTAGGTAAAATAGAGGGTGAAAGGCAATGA
- the rimM gene encoding 16S rRNA processing protein RimM, translating to MPSERPSGKGKLLPLGRIARTRGNKGEVVVETGSEEKDHYLALRRAFLCDEGGVKSVLIERVWIHKGSLVLKLKGVDTIPEAERLRGKEVWIEEADLPALPGDQFYIFQIIGLEVRDKEGNFLGRIEDVIETAGADIWVVRGDREILIPAVKEFILEVKPEEGRVVVELPEGLVEI from the coding sequence ATGCCCTCGGAGCGTCCTTCTGGAAAGGGTAAGCTCCTTCCTTTAGGGCGTATTGCTCGAACCCGAGGGAACAAAGGAGAGGTAGTAGTAGAGACTGGAAGCGAGGAGAAGGATCATTACTTAGCGCTAAGGCGGGCTTTTCTGTGTGATGAGGGAGGGGTTAAGTCCGTCTTAATAGAGCGAGTATGGATCCATAAGGGAAGTTTGGTTCTTAAGTTGAAAGGAGTTGATACTATCCCCGAAGCAGAGAGACTTCGGGGAAAGGAAGTATGGATAGAGGAGGCTGATCTCCCCGCCCTCCCGGGAGATCAGTTTTATATTTTTCAAATAATAGGGCTTGAAGTTCGGGATAAGGAGGGTAATTTTCTCGGAAGGATCGAGGATGTTATCGAGACAGCGGGAGCAGATATCTGGGTGGTTCGGGGTGATCGGGAGATACTGATTCCGGCGGTAAAGGAGTTTATCCTCGAAGTAAAACCTGAAGAGGGAAGGGTGGTGGTAGAGCTTCCTGAGGGGTTAGTCGAGATATAA
- a CDS encoding KH domain-containing protein encodes MKELVEKIAKALVDHPDQVSVTQIDGEQTTVLELRVAPEDLGKVIGKQGRTARSIRTILGAAGMKLRKRFVLEILE; translated from the coding sequence ATGAAAGAGCTAGTAGAAAAGATCGCTAAGGCTTTGGTTGATCATCCAGATCAGGTGTCGGTTACCCAGATCGATGGGGAGCAGACAACGGTTCTCGAGTTGAGAGTAGCTCCGGAAGATCTGGGGAAGGTCATTGGAAAGCAGGGTAGAACCGCCCGCTCCATCCGCACCATTCTGGGTGCTGCGGGGATGAAGCTGCGCAAGAGGTTCGTGTTGGAGATCCTCGAGTAG
- the rpsP gene encoding 30S ribosomal protein S16, which yields MLSIRLMRMGAKKKPFYRVVVAEKSMPRDGRFVEILGYYNPLTDPPEIKIDEEKLFSWIKKGAKPTDTVRSLIKRVKAKVGSDS from the coding sequence ATGTTATCGATTCGCTTGATGAGAATGGGAGCAAAGAAGAAACCGTTCTATCGGGTAGTAGTAGCCGAGAAGAGTATGCCTCGGGACGGTAGGTTTGTAGAGATATTAGGTTACTACAACCCTTTGACCGATCCACCGGAGATCAAGATAGATGAGGAAAAGTTATTCTCTTGGATCAAGAAAGGAGCCAAACCAACAGATACGGTGAGGAGTTTGATAAAAAGGGTAAAAGCTAAAGTGGGAAGCGATAGTTGA
- a CDS encoding bifunctional 3,4-dihydroxy-2-butanone-4-phosphate synthase/GTP cyclohydrolase II: MSERAKLRFDSIEDALEDIKRGKMVIVLDDEDRENEGDLTIAASKVTPEAINFMAKYGRGLICLAMTRKRLEELEIPLMVRENTARYGTAFCVSIDAREGITTGISASDRATTILKAIDPNTKPEDLARPGHIFPLMAQEGGVLKRAGQTEAAVDLARLAGLYPAGVICEIMSDDGTMARAPELIEFGRKHGIKVITIADLIKYRMRAEKFVRRIASPRLPTKYGEFRLFAYVNELDGKEHIALVMGEIKPEDEVLVRVHSQCLTGDVFGSLRCDCGDQLHMALEMIAKEGKGVLLYLKQEGRGIGLLNKLRAYELQDKGKDTVEANLCLGFKADERDYGVGAQILADLGLRKIRVMTNNPRKFIALKGYGLEIVERVPLEAPPTKCNRDYLKTKKEKLGHLISSV, translated from the coding sequence ATGAGCGAGAGGGCAAAGCTTCGCTTCGATTCTATTGAGGATGCCCTTGAGGATATAAAACGGGGTAAGATGGTCATCGTCTTGGATGACGAGGATCGGGAGAACGAGGGCGATCTCACCATAGCAGCTTCTAAGGTTACCCCGGAGGCGATAAATTTTATGGCGAAATATGGCCGGGGTCTAATATGTCTTGCGATGACCAGAAAGAGGCTTGAGGAACTTGAAATCCCCTTAATGGTGCGGGAGAACACCGCCCGTTATGGGACTGCTTTTTGTGTTTCCATAGACGCTCGAGAGGGGATAACCACGGGAATTTCCGCCTCTGACCGAGCGACCACCATTCTGAAGGCTATCGATCCCAATACCAAGCCGGAGGACCTCGCCCGTCCTGGGCATATCTTCCCCTTAATGGCTCAGGAAGGAGGGGTGCTGAAGCGGGCGGGGCAGACTGAGGCGGCGGTTGATCTGGCAAGGCTGGCAGGACTTTATCCTGCGGGTGTCATCTGCGAGATAATGAGTGACGATGGGACGATGGCTCGGGCGCCGGAGCTTATAGAGTTTGGTAGGAAGCACGGGATCAAGGTGATCACCATAGCCGACCTGATCAAATATCGGATGAGGGCGGAGAAGTTTGTGAGGCGGATCGCCTCCCCCCGTCTTCCCACCAAGTATGGTGAATTTCGTCTCTTTGCTTATGTGAACGAGCTCGACGGGAAGGAGCATATAGCCCTGGTTATGGGCGAGATAAAGCCCGAAGATGAGGTGCTGGTTCGTGTTCACTCCCAGTGTCTTACTGGGGATGTGTTTGGTTCGCTTCGTTGTGATTGTGGGGATCAGCTCCATATGGCGCTCGAGATGATCGCCAAGGAGGGAAAGGGGGTGCTTCTCTACCTGAAGCAGGAAGGGAGGGGAATAGGGCTTCTGAACAAGCTTCGAGCTTATGAGCTTCAGGACAAGGGGAAGGATACTGTGGAAGCCAATTTGTGCCTCGGGTTCAAGGCGGATGAGCGGGATTATGGGGTTGGCGCTCAGATATTGGCTGATCTCGGTTTGAGGAAGATACGGGTGATGACCAATAACCCGCGTAAGTTTATCGCCCTCAAGGGATACGGCTTGGAGATCGTGGAACGGGTTCCCCTTGAGGCTCCTCCTACTAAGTGCAATCGTGATTATTTGAAGACGAAGAAGGAGAAACTGGGGCATCTGATATCTTCGGTATAG
- a CDS encoding riboflavin synthase, with translation MFTGIVEEVGKVVELSVTSSGGKIIISTPKLAGTMKMGESLAVNGACLTLTDIRNETVSADISLETLRRTTIGSLRRGDPVNLERALRVGEPLGGHLVLGHIDFVAEVIGFRKEGEAQIMRIAIPSGEERFFVKKGSVAVDGVSLTVSGLSDSYFEVTLIPFTLNETTLGKRKMGDKVNIECDIIGKYVVRFLEGRKEQGLSIDYLMEQGF, from the coding sequence ATGTTTACCGGCATCGTGGAAGAGGTAGGGAAGGTAGTTGAACTTAGCGTTACCTCATCTGGAGGGAAGATAATCATCTCCACCCCTAAGCTCGCCGGGACTATGAAGATGGGGGAGAGCCTGGCGGTGAACGGTGCTTGTCTCACCTTAACTGATATCCGAAACGAGACGGTAAGCGCCGATATCAGTTTAGAGACATTGAGGAGAACGACCATTGGTTCTTTAAGGCGTGGAGATCCGGTTAACTTGGAGCGGGCACTCCGAGTGGGAGAACCATTAGGAGGGCATTTGGTTTTAGGACATATCGATTTTGTGGCGGAGGTTATTGGATTTAGGAAGGAAGGTGAGGCTCAGATTATGAGGATCGCTATACCATCGGGAGAAGAGCGTTTCTTTGTAAAGAAGGGCTCGGTGGCGGTTGATGGGGTCAGTCTCACCGTATCTGGGCTTTCTGATAGTTATTTCGAGGTCACCCTTATCCCCTTTACTCTGAACGAGACAACTCTGGGTAAGAGGAAAATGGGGGATAAGGTGAACATAGAATGTGATATCATTGGAAAATATGTGGTGCGGTTTTTGGAAGGAAGAAAGGAACAGGGGCTTAGTATCGACTATTTAATGGAGCAGGGGTTTTAA
- the ribD gene encoding bifunctional diaminohydroxyphosphoribosylaminopyrimidine deaminase/5-amino-6-(5-phosphoribosylamino)uracil reductase RibD → MDRDVPYIKRALRLARRGMGTTNPNPMVGAVLVKNGRVIGEGYHRRPGEPHAEVLAIRNATEDPKGAELYLNLEPCCHYGRTPPCVDLIISSGIKRVVASIPDPNPLVNGRSFEKLRAAGVEVRVGVLSAEATRLNERFIYFMKRGKSFVLVKAALTLDGKIASASGRSEWITGEKARRFVHRLRYQYDGILVGARTVIIDDPLLTIRYYPKRKPLFRIVLDASLRVPEEARLFSTKDEGPILVFTTDAAPQDKVKRLQKKGIELIIVKGSERRVFLPEVMDVLKDRGVQSLIVEGGSEVIGSFLAAGLAVKLLLIYSPRILGGERAVPLVRGVGERMMDEAFRVYHLSSFRLGEDLAVEGYFIPEV, encoded by the coding sequence GTGGATCGGGATGTGCCTTACATAAAGCGAGCCCTTAGGCTCGCCAGGAGAGGGATGGGAACTACCAACCCCAACCCGATGGTGGGGGCGGTACTGGTTAAGAATGGGCGGGTCATCGGTGAGGGGTATCACCGTCGTCCGGGCGAACCCCATGCCGAAGTACTGGCTATTCGTAATGCGACAGAGGACCCTAAGGGAGCGGAGTTATATCTCAATTTGGAGCCCTGTTGTCATTATGGGAGGACCCCTCCCTGTGTTGACCTCATCATATCCTCGGGGATAAAGCGGGTAGTCGCCTCCATTCCTGACCCCAATCCTTTGGTTAATGGCCGTTCCTTTGAGAAATTGCGGGCAGCGGGGGTGGAGGTCAGGGTTGGTGTGCTTTCTGCCGAGGCAACCAGGCTTAATGAGAGGTTTATCTATTTTATGAAACGGGGGAAATCGTTTGTCCTCGTAAAGGCAGCGCTCACCCTTGATGGAAAGATAGCCTCCGCTTCTGGGCGTTCGGAGTGGATTACCGGGGAGAAGGCTCGCCGGTTTGTCCATCGGTTGCGCTATCAATACGATGGAATACTGGTTGGGGCGCGAACGGTGATCATTGACGATCCCCTCCTTACCATCCGTTATTATCCGAAAAGGAAACCTCTTTTCCGTATCGTTCTCGATGCCTCACTTAGGGTTCCTGAGGAAGCGAGGCTCTTCTCCACAAAGGATGAGGGACCCATCCTTGTGTTTACCACTGATGCTGCTCCACAAGACAAAGTAAAGAGGTTGCAAAAAAAGGGGATAGAGCTGATAATAGTGAAGGGAAGTGAAAGGAGGGTTTTTCTTCCCGAGGTTATGGATGTGCTCAAGGATAGAGGGGTGCAGAGTTTGATCGTGGAGGGAGGCAGTGAGGTGATCGGCTCTTTTCTTGCTGCCGGTTTAGCGGTGAAGCTTCTCCTCATCTATTCTCCTCGGATATTGGGAGGAGAGAGGGCGGTTCCTCTGGTTCGGGGTGTTGGAGAGCGGATGATGGATGAGGCTTTTCGGGTTTATCATCTCTCCTCATTTCGTCTGGGAGAGGATCTGGCGGTAGAGGGATATTTCATTCCGGAGGTTTAG
- a CDS encoding tetratricopeptide repeat protein, whose translation MRRGNSVWLFWFFLCFSVVFLCFCSSGKKKTTIPEAMSNDPLYYYQLGDEHFKAGRFGKAIVAFKRSIELDPENPVTYNYLGFAYFFNRQYKEAISAFKKALELSPSYADVYNNLGMVYKEIGEREKAKNAFRRALQFPSYPNPERPYFNLGNMAVEDRDYEEAAFLFRKVIEVAPRMAEAHERLGFVLEKLGKSDEALKEYKRAVELKPRLPLANFHLGALYFQLGNYEKAKYYLYEVINIVPGSTLSKEAKTIIKKIKERE comes from the coding sequence ATGAGGAGAGGAAATAGCGTTTGGTTGTTTTGGTTTTTCCTTTGTTTCTCAGTGGTTTTCTTATGTTTCTGTTCTTCTGGGAAGAAGAAAACCACTATCCCAGAAGCGATGAGCAACGATCCGTTATATTATTATCAATTAGGGGATGAACATTTCAAAGCGGGTCGTTTTGGCAAGGCGATAGTTGCCTTCAAGCGTTCTATCGAGCTCGATCCGGAGAACCCGGTAACCTACAATTATCTCGGATTTGCCTATTTCTTCAATCGGCAGTATAAAGAAGCTATTTCTGCTTTTAAAAAGGCGCTTGAGCTCAGCCCGAGCTATGCCGATGTATATAACAATCTGGGGATGGTTTATAAGGAGATAGGGGAGAGGGAGAAGGCGAAGAATGCTTTCCGCCGTGCCCTTCAATTCCCCTCTTATCCCAATCCAGAAAGACCCTATTTTAACCTGGGAAATATGGCGGTCGAGGACAGGGACTACGAGGAGGCAGCCTTTCTTTTTCGAAAGGTGATAGAGGTGGCTCCGAGGATGGCGGAGGCGCATGAGCGATTGGGGTTTGTTTTGGAGAAGTTAGGGAAGAGTGATGAGGCGCTTAAGGAATATAAAAGGGCGGTGGAACTTAAGCCGAGGCTTCCTTTAGCCAATTTCCATTTAGGGGCTCTCTATTTTCAATTAGGAAATTATGAGAAAGCGAAGTATTACCTCTACGAGGTGATCAACATCGTCCCAGGTTCAACACTGAGTAAGGAAGCCAAAACGATCATCAAGAAGATTAAGGAGCGGGAGTAA